A window of Poseidonibacter antarcticus contains these coding sequences:
- the cysD gene encoding sulfate adenylyltransferase subunit CysD, whose translation MEISQDRLTHLKQLEAESMHIMKEVVAEFQNPGMLYSVGKDSSVMLHILQKAFYPAPPPLPLMHVDTKWKFKEMIEFRDKRAKEVGMELIVYSNPKGIEMNISPFEHGSSVHTDIMKTEGLKNALNIHKFDAVFGGARRDEEKSRAKERIYSFRDKNHRWDPKNQRPELWNIYNGRHTKGESIRVFPLSNWTELDIWQYIYLENISIPDLYFSKEREVVDYMGAKIMVDDERMPEELRKTAKKEKVRFRTLGCYPLTGAVESEATTLPEIIQEMLVCTTSERQGRLIDSDGDASMEKKKQEGYF comes from the coding sequence ATGGAAATAAGTCAAGATAGATTAACGCATTTAAAACAGCTAGAAGCAGAATCAATGCACATAATGAAAGAAGTAGTAGCAGAGTTTCAAAACCCTGGTATGCTTTATAGTGTAGGGAAAGATTCATCTGTAATGCTACATATTTTACAAAAAGCATTTTACCCAGCACCACCACCATTACCTTTAATGCATGTAGATACAAAATGGAAATTCAAAGAAATGATTGAATTTAGAGATAAACGTGCAAAAGAAGTAGGAATGGAATTAATTGTTTACTCAAATCCAAAAGGAATTGAGATGAATATTTCTCCATTTGAACATGGAAGCTCAGTACATACAGATATTATGAAAACTGAGGGATTAAAAAATGCTTTAAATATCCATAAGTTTGATGCAGTATTTGGTGGAGCCCGACGTGATGAAGAAAAATCAAGAGCAAAAGAGAGAATTTATTCTTTTAGAGATAAAAACCATAGATGGGATCCAAAAAACCAAAGACCAGAACTTTGGAATATTTATAATGGAAGACATACTAAAGGTGAATCAATTAGAGTATTCCCATTATCTAACTGGACAGAATTAGATATTTGGCAATATATTTATCTTGAAAATATTTCTATTCCTGATTTATACTTCTCAAAAGAGCGTGAAGTAGTAGATTATATGGGTGCAAAAATCATGGTAGATGATGAAAGAATGCCTGAAGAACTTAGAAAAACAGCAAAAAAAGAAAAAGTAAGATTTAGAACACTTGGGTGTTATCCACTAACTGGTGCAGTTGAAAGTGAAGCTACAACATTACCTGAGATTATTCAAGAAATGCTTGTTTGTACAACAAGTGAAAGACAAGGTAGATTAATTGACTCTGATGGTGATGCATCAATGGAGAAAAAGAAACAAGAAGGGTATTTTTAA
- the cysN gene encoding sulfate adenylyltransferase subunit CysN has protein sequence MAHQSDLIEKDIEQYLHEHENKEICRFITCGSVDDGKSTLIGRLLYDSKMIFEDQLAAIEQDSKKSGTTGDKIDLALLVDGLASEREQGITIDVAYRFFSTERRKFIIADTPGHEQYTRNMATGASTADIAIILIDARQGILTQTKRHSYIASLLGIKNLVVAINKMDLVDFSQEVFESIKEDYKKIIPNLPHNEDLNIEFIPISALDGDNILTNSPKAPWYTDKPLMELLDTIDIHKVASNSFRLPVQYVIRPHLNFRGFSGTIASGSIQVGDEITVLPSRKTSKVKSIVSNDIKDLRPIGKDETVETIPRAFAPMATTITLEDEIDISRGDMIVKSTDIPKVSNHLSAMIVWMDETPLALNQNYVIKRATSVINGSFNSIEFKKNINTFEEVNATTLELNDIAKCTLSLDREIAIDAYHKNRYTGSFIIIDKYTNSTVGAGMIVSSNESSSKEQSIKEYTKAEIELNQYIRNNYPQWNCKAI, from the coding sequence ATGGCACATCAATCAGATTTAATAGAAAAAGATATAGAACAATATTTACACGAACATGAGAATAAAGAAATATGTAGATTTATCACATGTGGTAGTGTAGATGATGGTAAAAGTACTTTAATTGGTAGACTACTTTATGATTCAAAAATGATTTTTGAAGATCAATTAGCAGCTATTGAACAAGATAGTAAGAAAAGTGGAACTACTGGTGATAAAATAGATTTAGCACTTTTAGTTGATGGTCTTGCAAGTGAAAGAGAACAAGGTATTACTATTGATGTAGCTTATAGATTCTTCTCAACTGAGCGAAGAAAGTTTATCATAGCAGATACTCCAGGTCATGAACAATATACTAGAAATATGGCAACAGGTGCTAGTACTGCTGATATTGCTATTATTTTAATAGATGCAAGACAAGGTATTTTAACTCAAACTAAAAGACACTCTTATATTGCTTCATTATTAGGTATTAAAAACTTAGTAGTTGCTATTAATAAAATGGATTTAGTTGATTTTTCACAAGAAGTATTTGAAAGTATTAAAGAAGATTATAAAAAGATTATTCCAAATCTTCCACATAATGAAGACTTAAATATTGAATTTATTCCTATTTCTGCATTAGATGGAGATAATATTTTAACAAATTCACCAAAAGCACCTTGGTATACAGATAAACCTTTAATGGAATTACTAGATACTATTGATATTCATAAAGTAGCATCTAATTCATTTAGATTACCTGTTCAATATGTAATAAGACCACACTTAAACTTTAGAGGATTCTCTGGAACAATTGCGAGTGGTTCAATTCAAGTTGGTGATGAAATTACAGTATTACCTTCAAGAAAAACATCTAAAGTAAAATCAATAGTATCAAATGATATTAAAGATTTAAGACCAATTGGAAAAGATGAAACAGTAGAAACAATACCTAGAGCATTTGCACCAATGGCAACAACAATTACACTTGAAGATGAAATAGATATTTCAAGAGGTGATATGATTGTAAAATCAACTGATATTCCTAAAGTATCAAATCACTTATCAGCAATGATTGTATGGATGGATGAAACACCATTAGCTTTAAATCAAAACTATGTGATTAAAAGAGCAACATCTGTAATAAATGGATCATTTAATTCAATCGAATTTAAAAAGAATATTAATACATTTGAAGAAGTAAATGCAACTACATTAGAATTAAATGATATAGCAAAATGTACTCTTTCTTTAGATAGAGAAATTGCAATAGATGCATATCATAAAAATAGATATACAGGAAGTTTTATAATAATAGATAAATATACAAACTCAACTGTTGGTGCTGGTATGATTGTATCTTCAAATGAATCATCATCAAAAGAGCAAAGTATTAAAGAGTATACAAAAGCTGAGATTGAATTAAATCAATATATTAGAAACAATTATCCACAATGGAATTGTAAGGCGATATAA
- a CDS encoding sulfite reductase — protein sequence MSNNLTLNIEHIKKEKDGIDVLSDIYIYAVLGERVSAKDLIRFQWYGIYKQEDNENYFKVVIPLPLGELNIEQLKTLALISKEYARNSLDINRGQKIQFKYLKMHDLPHIFNLLHNVNLSTIFEAGHTVRNIITCPINTVDGKQLMDVSTIATKINDTFIGNKKYSNLPNKLQIAINGCKEECCHVEIPDVKFDACTYKSNKVLFSVKIIGEHIGYITPSQILQTSKAIVNIYKEYGNRTDINKSTFASLVKTWGLAEFNEILDSSINFNLKRIILEADTRATKGEHFGINKSTIEGQSYIGCKIKSQNLKASDFNSLAVILEKYNASKVKLTNKGNIIILDAPSTKADDLAKDLQKVNFNPFI from the coding sequence ATGTCAAATAATTTAACTTTAAATATTGAACATATCAAAAAAGAAAAAGATGGAATAGATGTCTTAAGTGACATCTATATCTATGCTGTCCTAGGTGAAAGAGTTTCAGCTAAAGATTTAATTAGATTTCAATGGTATGGAATTTATAAACAAGAAGATAATGAAAACTACTTTAAAGTAGTGATTCCTTTACCACTTGGAGAGTTAAATATTGAACAACTTAAAACCTTAGCTTTAATATCAAAAGAGTATGCACGAAATTCTTTGGATATTAATAGAGGTCAAAAAATCCAATTCAAATACTTGAAAATGCATGATTTACCACATATTTTCAATCTTTTACATAATGTAAATTTAAGCACAATATTTGAAGCTGGACATACTGTAAGAAATATTATCACTTGTCCAATTAATACAGTTGATGGTAAACAATTAATGGATGTAAGTACTATTGCTACTAAAATAAATGATACATTTATTGGAAATAAAAAATACTCAAATCTACCAAATAAATTACAAATAGCAATCAATGGATGTAAAGAAGAATGTTGTCATGTAGAAATACCTGATGTAAAATTTGATGCATGTACGTACAAAAGTAATAAAGTTTTATTTTCAGTAAAAATTATAGGTGAACATATAGGTTATATTACACCTTCTCAAATTCTTCAAACATCAAAAGCTATTGTAAATATTTATAAAGAGTATGGAAATAGAACTGATATTAATAAAAGTACTTTTGCTTCATTAGTTAAAACATGGGGATTAGCAGAGTTTAATGAAATTTTGGATTCATCTATTAATTTTAATCTAAAAAGAATTATCTTAGAAGCTGATACAAGAGCAACTAAAGGTGAGCATTTTGGGATAAATAAAAGTACAATCGAAGGTCAAAGTTATATTGGCTGTAAAATAAAATCACAAAATTTAAAAGCTTCTGATTTTAATAGCTTAGCTGTAATTCTTGAAAAATATAATGCTTCAAAAGTAAAATTAACAAATAAAGGTAATATCATAATTTTAGATGCACCGTCAACTAAAGCTGATGATTTAGCAAAAGATTTACAGAAAGTAAACTTTAACCCTTTTATCTAA
- a CDS encoding aminotransferase class V-fold PLP-dependent enzyme: MNNKIFKPFLNENTDTLNFIRYNTIGKNKKEYFDYTATGLAFRQIENRIHNVLETYANTHSKEASNADTTSSYYEMARAKLAKNLEIDENFAILPNGCGTTAAIKHFQELLGLYIPPATKKRYSIEVDKSKLPLVIVGPYEHHSNEVSFREALCEIQRINLSQNGLIDLEHLKEVLEKNKHREIIASFCIASNVTGIITKYEEISKILRKYNAIVCFDAAASSPYINIPSHLYDAMFMSPHKLLGGPGSCGLLIIRKSLVDTNLSPSFAGGGTVQYVNKKHQIYEKDIQTREDAGTPGILQLIRASLAYQLRNEIGFDFIAKRKKILKKIFLNGLLEIPNCKIYGNANEDNIGIISFNIENIDPYELCSKLSKSKGFQTRAGCSCAGPYGHDLLGIEELDLENKPGWIRVSIHFSQTKEEILELIKSIKSIVN; the protein is encoded by the coding sequence ATGAATAATAAAATCTTTAAACCATTTCTAAACGAAAATACAGATACCCTTAATTTTATAAGATACAACACAATTGGAAAAAATAAAAAAGAGTATTTTGATTATACTGCAACAGGTTTAGCCTTTAGACAAATAGAAAATAGAATTCATAATGTATTAGAAACTTATGCAAATACACACTCAAAAGAAGCTTCTAATGCTGATACTACAAGTAGTTATTATGAAATGGCAAGAGCTAAGCTAGCAAAAAACTTAGAAATTGATGAAAACTTTGCAATACTTCCTAATGGTTGTGGAACAACTGCTGCTATTAAACATTTTCAAGAGCTTTTAGGGCTATATATACCACCTGCAACAAAAAAAAGATATAGTATTGAAGTTGATAAATCAAAGCTCCCCTTGGTCATTGTAGGACCTTATGAACATCATTCAAATGAAGTTTCTTTTAGAGAAGCATTATGTGAAATACAAAGAATAAATTTAAGCCAAAATGGCTTAATAGATTTAGAACATTTAAAAGAAGTCTTAGAAAAAAATAAACATAGAGAAATAATAGCTTCTTTTTGTATAGCCTCAAATGTTACAGGAATTATTACAAAATATGAAGAGATTTCAAAAATCTTACGAAAATATAATGCTATAGTTTGCTTTGATGCAGCAGCTTCATCTCCATATATAAATATTCCATCTCATCTTTATGATGCTATGTTTATGTCACCTCATAAGCTATTAGGTGGTCCTGGTTCATGTGGACTTTTAATAATTAGAAAATCCTTAGTTGATACCAATTTATCTCCAAGTTTTGCAGGTGGTGGAACAGTACAATATGTAAATAAAAAACATCAAATTTACGAAAAAGATATTCAAACAAGAGAAGATGCAGGAACACCTGGTATTTTGCAATTAATACGAGCAAGCTTAGCATATCAGTTAAGAAATGAAATTGGTTTTGATTTTATAGCCAAAAGAAAAAAGATATTAAAAAAGATATTTTTAAATGGACTTTTAGAAATTCCTAATTGTAAAATTTATGGGAATGCAAATGAAGATAATATTGGAATAATTTCTTTTAATATTGAAAATATAGACCCATATGAACTATGTTCTAAATTATCAAAATCAAAAGGTTTTCAAACAAGAGCAGGATGCTCATGTGCTGGACCTTATGGTCATGATTTACTAGGAATTGAAGAGTTAGATTTAGAGAATAAACCAGGATGGATTAGAGTTTCTATACACTTCTCACAAACAAAAGAAGAAATTTTAGAACTAATCAAATCTATTAAGAGTATTGTTAACTAA
- the typA gene encoding translational GTPase TypA gives MRDIRNIAVIAHVDHGKTTLVDELLKQSGTFTAHQEVDERVMDSNDIEKERGITILSKNTAIDYEGVRINIIDTPGHADFGGEVERVLKMVDCVLLLVDAQEGVMPQTKFVVKKALQLGHRPIVVINKIDKPGSDADRVVDEVFDLFDQMGASEEQLEFPVVYAAARDGYAKLALEDPNENLIPLFTTILNEVPKPVGADENGLQLQVFTLDYDNFIGKIGIARIFNGTISMGETVLLVKSNGEKVKGRVTKLIGFKGVDRFDIQTAGTGDIVAVAGFETIDVGDSLCDPVDPMPLDPMHIEEPTLSVTFAVNDSPLAGTEGKYVTSNKIDERLTAEMNTNIAMNYEQIGEGKFKVNGRGELQICILAENMRREGFEFSIGRPEVIVRIIDGVKMEPFEHLVIDTPDEFSGAIIEKLGKRKANMTNMVPMGAGSTRLEFEIPARGLIGIRTEFLTETKGEGVMNHSFLEFRPHSGTVESRKYGALVSMENGEAVGYSIFNLQDRGVMFIKPQDKVYNGMVVGQHAKGNDLDINPIKAKQQSNVRSSGADEAIKLIPPRVMSLENALEWIEEDELVEVTPVSIRVRKRDLDPNIRKRTAKKTKFA, from the coding sequence ATGAGAGATATTAGAAATATTGCGGTTATCGCGCACGTTGACCACGGTAAAACTACATTAGTAGATGAATTATTAAAACAATCAGGAACTTTTACTGCTCACCAAGAAGTAGATGAAAGAGTAATGGATAGTAATGATATTGAAAAAGAAAGAGGAATTACAATTCTTTCTAAAAATACTGCTATTGATTACGAAGGTGTAAGAATTAACATTATTGATACTCCAGGCCATGCTGATTTTGGTGGAGAAGTTGAACGTGTTCTTAAAATGGTTGACTGTGTACTTTTACTAGTAGATGCTCAAGAAGGTGTTATGCCTCAAACAAAATTTGTTGTTAAAAAAGCATTACAATTAGGACATAGACCAATTGTTGTTATTAACAAAATTGATAAACCAGGTTCAGATGCTGATAGAGTTGTTGATGAAGTATTTGACCTATTTGACCAAATGGGTGCTAGTGAAGAACAATTAGAATTCCCAGTTGTTTATGCAGCTGCTAGAGATGGATACGCTAAATTAGCTTTAGAAGATCCAAATGAGAATTTAATTCCATTATTTACAACTATTCTAAACGAAGTTCCAAAACCAGTTGGAGCAGATGAAAATGGTCTTCAATTACAAGTATTTACACTTGATTACGATAACTTCATTGGAAAAATTGGTATTGCAAGAATCTTTAATGGAACAATTTCAATGGGTGAAACTGTTCTTTTAGTTAAATCAAATGGCGAAAAAGTTAAAGGTAGAGTTACTAAACTTATTGGTTTTAAAGGTGTTGATAGATTTGATATTCAAACTGCTGGTACTGGTGATATTGTTGCTGTTGCTGGTTTTGAAACTATTGATGTTGGTGATTCACTTTGTGATCCTGTAGATCCAATGCCATTAGACCCTATGCATATTGAAGAACCTACATTATCTGTAACATTTGCAGTAAATGATTCTCCATTAGCTGGAACTGAAGGTAAATATGTAACATCAAATAAAATTGATGAAAGATTAACTGCTGAAATGAATACTAATATTGCTATGAATTATGAGCAAATTGGTGAAGGTAAATTCAAAGTTAACGGAAGAGGGGAATTACAAATTTGTATCCTTGCTGAAAATATGAGAAGAGAAGGGTTTGAATTTTCTATTGGTAGACCAGAAGTAATCGTAAGAATTATTGATGGTGTTAAAATGGAGCCATTTGAGCATTTAGTAATTGATACACCAGATGAATTTTCAGGTGCAATTATTGAAAAATTAGGGAAAAGAAAAGCTAATATGACAAACATGGTACCAATGGGTGCTGGTTCTACAAGATTAGAGTTTGAAATTCCTGCACGTGGATTAATTGGTATTAGAACTGAGTTCTTAACTGAAACTAAAGGTGAGGGTGTTATGAACCACTCATTCTTAGAATTCAGACCTCATTCTGGAACTGTTGAATCTAGAAAATATGGAGCATTAGTTTCTATGGAAAATGGTGAAGCTGTTGGTTATTCAATCTTTAACTTACAAGATAGAGGGGTTATGTTTATTAAACCTCAAGATAAAGTTTATAACGGAATGGTAGTTGGTCAACATGCTAAAGGGAATGATTTAGATATCAATCCAATTAAAGCTAAACAACAATCAAACGTTAGATCTTCGGGTGCGGATGAAGCTATTAAATTAATTCCACCAAGAGTTATGTCACTTGAAAATGCATTAGAATGGATTGAAGAAGATGAACTTGTTGAAGTTACACCTGTATCGATTAGAGTAAGAAAAAGAGATCTTGATCCAAATATTAGAAAAAGAACTGCTAAAAAGACTAAATTTGCTTAA
- a CDS encoding DUF1924 domain-containing protein, whose product MKYLIILAMIINLSYAAVVDDYLNSLKQEEVKINPNFKGFDYKRGEEIFTSKHIGKKGKEISCTSCHTVNLNNTGENFFTGKEIKPLSPKANPKRFTKIKTIKKWLKRNFNDVYNREGTAKEKGDVVTYMINK is encoded by the coding sequence ATGAAATATTTAATTATTCTTGCAATGATTATAAACTTATCATACGCAGCAGTTGTTGACGATTATTTAAATTCTTTAAAACAAGAGGAAGTAAAAATTAATCCAAACTTTAAAGGTTTTGATTATAAAAGAGGTGAAGAAATCTTTACATCAAAACATATTGGAAAAAAAGGTAAAGAGATATCTTGCACCTCATGTCATACAGTTAATTTAAACAATACTGGTGAAAATTTCTTTACAGGTAAAGAGATTAAACCTTTATCACCAAAAGCAAATCCAAAAAGATTTACAAAAATAAAAACAATTAAAAAATGGCTAAAAAGAAATTTTAACGATGTTTATAACCGTGAGGGTACAGCAAAAGAAAAAGGTGATGTAGTAACTTACATGATTAATAAATAA
- a CDS encoding diheme cytochrome c — MKYLIFLTMILSSLFAGDNFFFKSRTDVAPVNNQLYINECSACHFAYQPGLLPSKAWSKIMSNLSDHFDTDASLDPEDLEKISKYLNDNSAEKNMQYKRSNRIVSSLLPGQIPTSISTTPYIIKKHRDIRKDLITQKEVKGLFNCMACHTTADKGIYNDDDVNIPNYGRWED, encoded by the coding sequence ATGAAATATTTAATTTTTTTAACAATGATACTAAGTTCATTATTTGCAGGTGATAACTTTTTTTTCAAAAGTAGAACAGATGTTGCACCTGTTAATAATCAACTATATATTAACGAATGTAGTGCTTGTCACTTTGCATATCAACCAGGATTATTACCAAGTAAGGCTTGGAGTAAAATAATGTCAAACTTGAGTGATCACTTTGATACTGATGCTTCACTAGATCCAGAAGATTTAGAGAAAATATCTAAGTACCTAAATGATAATAGTGCTGAAAAAAATATGCAGTATAAAAGAAGTAATAGAATTGTTTCGAGTTTATTACCAGGACAAATTCCTACTTCAATTTCTACAACACCGTATATAATCAAAAAACATAGAGATATAAGAAAAGATTTAATTACACAAAAAGAAGTAAAAGGATTATTCAATTGTATGGCTTGTCACACAACAGCAGACAAAGGAATATACAATGATGATGATGTAAATATTCCAAATTATGGAAGATGGGAAGATTAA
- a CDS encoding cytochrome b/b6 domain-containing protein: MKKSYIWSLPTRVFHWLFVLFILLAFLSAQEDRWLDYHAIVGYAILILLVFRIIWGVIGPKYSLFKDFPIGKSNVKEFLNNIFESKQKYIGHNPLASYVMISMFIVAILIIITGILAFGIQEGKGILSFLNTSLFKKMELFKEIHEVLTSLFIALIIAHLAGILSDRLLHKKHETLNSIISGYKVTQEDKSIKLNIYQKIFSILMFLFFVGFLVFNFYKPDNILITSKYEQIDYNVQNELFVSECASCHTLYPSQSFT; this comes from the coding sequence ATGAAAAAATCATATATTTGGTCCCTTCCCACGAGGGTCTTCCACTGGCTTTTTGTATTATTTATATTATTAGCTTTTTTAAGTGCACAAGAAGATAGATGGCTAGATTACCATGCAATAGTAGGTTATGCTATTTTGATACTTTTAGTATTTAGAATAATTTGGGGAGTAATTGGACCTAAATACTCTTTATTTAAAGATTTTCCAATTGGGAAAAGCAATGTAAAAGAGTTCTTAAATAATATCTTTGAAAGTAAACAAAAATATATAGGACATAATCCCTTAGCTTCTTATGTAATGATTTCTATGTTTATAGTTGCTATATTGATTATAATTACAGGAATATTAGCTTTTGGTATTCAAGAAGGAAAAGGAATTTTGTCTTTTTTAAATACTTCACTTTTTAAAAAAATGGAATTGTTTAAAGAAATACATGAAGTTCTAACTTCTTTATTTATAGCTTTGATTATTGCCCATTTAGCAGGTATATTATCAGATAGATTACTTCATAAAAAACATGAAACGTTAAACTCTATAATAAGTGGTTACAAAGTTACGCAAGAAGATAAAAGTATAAAACTAAATATTTATCAAAAGATATTTTCTATTTTGATGTTTTTATTTTTTGTAGGATTTTTGGTATTTAATTTTTATAAACCAGATAATATTTTAATTACTTCAAAATATGAACAAATCGATTATAATGTACAAAATGAACTTTTTGTTTCCGAGTGTGCATCGTGTCACACTCTGTATCCCTCCCAATCTTTTACCTAA
- a CDS encoding cytochrome C has protein sequence MSDLENHFGDDASIDKESNKEILAFLVKNSAENYTMEDSWNFLNSIGDKDIIAMTQTSFWKKTHKDIPKNIFDNKKIRSKANCKACHTDIEKGLIEDENIKNLSTFN, from the coding sequence ATGAGCGATTTAGAAAACCATTTTGGAGATGATGCTTCAATAGATAAAGAATCAAACAAAGAAATATTAGCATTTTTAGTAAAAAATAGTGCCGAAAATTATACAATGGAAGATTCATGGAACTTTTTGAATTCTATAGGAGATAAAGATATAATTGCAATGACTCAAACATCTTTTTGGAAAAAAACACATAAAGATATTCCAAAAAATATATTTGACAATAAAAAAATAAGAAGTAAAGCAAATTGTAAAGCTTGCCATACAGATATTGAAAAAGGATTAATTGAAGATGAAAATATTAAGAATCTTTCTACTTTTAACTAG
- a CDS encoding Spy/CpxP family protein refolding chaperone gives MKILRIFLLLTSLIIFANAGDGHKKHKHFYKNLEYLDLNKKQLKEIKNVLIEFKHKYKDFYEYKDDKEDILEDIMEDEDFDKELYFQTLIDLKTRATKLEVEKMSKIHKILNEKQREKFADYLEDGDID, from the coding sequence ATGAAAATATTAAGAATCTTTCTACTTTTAACTAGTCTTATTATTTTTGCAAATGCAGGAGATGGACATAAAAAACATAAGCATTTCTATAAAAATCTTGAATACTTAGACCTTAATAAAAAACAATTAAAAGAGATTAAAAACGTACTCATAGAATTTAAACATAAATATAAAGATTTTTATGAATATAAAGATGATAAAGAAGATATTTTAGAAGATATAATGGAAGATGAAGATTTTGATAAAGAACTATATTTTCAAACACTTATTGATTTAAAAACAAGAGCTACAAAACTGGAAGTTGAAAAAATGAGCAAAATTCATAAAATATTAAATGAAAAACAAAGAGAGAAATTTGCTGATTATTTAGAGGATGGGGATATTGATTAA
- a CDS encoding response regulator transcription factor, whose translation MIKKVLLIEDDLQMQEFIIEYLKDYNFDCKAFAHPKDALKELKNQNDYLIIILDLMLPDMDGFDLFKKLKQIKKNIPIIISSARGDIGNKIHGFELGADDYLAKPYEPRELVLRIEHILKKTLSSKIIISDFLIDKENHTVSLENFPIDFTKIEFEIFIFLIDNLNKVSSREQILHATSLDENTKNRTIDMHISNIRYKIGDDSKNPKYIKSVWGIGYKFLGK comes from the coding sequence TTGATTAAAAAAGTTTTATTAATTGAAGATGACTTACAAATGCAAGAATTTATAATTGAATATTTAAAAGATTATAATTTTGATTGTAAAGCTTTTGCACATCCCAAAGATGCCTTAAAAGAGTTAAAAAATCAAAATGATTACTTAATTATAATACTAGATTTAATGCTCCCTGATATGGATGGTTTTGATTTATTTAAAAAACTAAAACAAATAAAAAAAAATATCCCAATTATCATCTCCTCAGCAAGAGGAGATATAGGAAATAAAATACATGGCTTTGAGCTTGGAGCTGATGATTATTTAGCAAAGCCCTATGAACCAAGAGAATTAGTTTTAAGAATTGAACATATATTAAAAAAAACGCTTTCTAGTAAAATTATAATTTCTGATTTTTTAATTGATAAAGAAAATCATACTGTTTCTTTAGAAAATTTTCCAATTGATTTTACAAAAATAGAATTTGAAATTTTTATATTTTTAATTGATAATTTAAATAAAGTATCTTCAAGGGAACAAATACTTCATGCAACTTCCTTAGATGAAAATACAAAAAATAGAACAATAGATATGCATATTTCAAATATAAGATATAAAATTGGAGACGATTCAAAAAATCCAAAATATATTAAATCTGTTTGGGGTATTGGATATAAGTTTTTAGGAAAATAA